The proteins below come from a single Parageobacillus toebii NBRC 107807 genomic window:
- the tuf gene encoding elongation factor Tu, producing the protein MAKEKFERTKPHVNIGTIGHVDHGKTTLTAAITTVLAKQGKAQARAYDQIDAAPEERERGITISTAHVEYETDKRHYAHVDCPGHADYVKNMITGAAQMDGAILVVSAADGPMPQTREHILLSRQVGVPYIVVFLNKCDMVDDEELLELVEMEVRDLLSEYDFPGDEVPVIKGSALKALEGDPQWEEKIIELMNAVDEYIPTPQREIDKPFMMPIEDVFSITGRGTVATGRVERGTLKVGDAVEIVGLADEPKSTTVTGVEMFRKLLDQAEAGDNIGALLRGVSRDEVERGQVLAKPGSITPHTKFKAQVYVLTKEEGGRHTPFFSNYRPQFYFRTTDVTGIITLPEGVEMVMPGDNVEMTVELIAPIAIEEGTKFSIREGGRTVGAGSVSEIIE; encoded by the coding sequence ATGGCTAAAGAGAAATTCGAACGTACGAAACCACACGTCAATATTGGTACTATCGGCCACGTTGACCATGGTAAAACTACGTTAACTGCTGCAATTACAACAGTTCTTGCAAAACAAGGTAAAGCACAAGCTAGAGCATACGACCAAATCGATGCTGCTCCAGAAGAACGTGAACGCGGTATCACAATCTCTACTGCACACGTTGAGTATGAAACTGATAAACGCCACTACGCTCACGTTGACTGCCCTGGTCACGCTGACTACGTGAAAAACATGATCACAGGTGCAGCGCAAATGGATGGCGCAATTCTTGTTGTGTCTGCAGCTGACGGTCCAATGCCACAAACTCGCGAACACATTCTTCTTTCTCGCCAAGTAGGCGTACCATACATCGTTGTATTCTTGAACAAATGCGATATGGTAGACGACGAAGAATTGCTAGAACTAGTTGAAATGGAAGTTCGCGATCTATTATCTGAATATGACTTCCCTGGCGACGAAGTACCTGTTATCAAAGGTTCTGCGTTAAAAGCACTTGAAGGCGATCCACAATGGGAAGAAAAAATTATTGAACTTATGAATGCAGTTGATGAATACATTCCAACTCCACAACGCGAAATTGACAAACCATTTATGATGCCAATCGAAGACGTATTCTCGATCACTGGTCGCGGTACAGTTGCAACTGGCCGTGTTGAACGCGGTACGTTAAAAGTTGGTGACGCTGTAGAAATCGTTGGTCTTGCTGACGAGCCAAAATCTACAACGGTTACTGGTGTAGAAATGTTCCGTAAACTTCTTGACCAAGCAGAAGCTGGTGACAACATCGGTGCGCTTCTTCGCGGGGTATCTCGTGATGAAGTAGAACGCGGTCAAGTATTGGCAAAACCAGGCTCTATCACACCACATACAAAATTTAAAGCACAAGTTTACGTTTTAACAAAAGAAGAAGGTGGACGTCATACTCCATTCTTCTCTAACTACCGTCCACAATTCTACTTCCGTACAACAGACGTTACAGGTATCATCACGCTTCCAGAAGGCGTGGAAATGGTTATGCCTGGTGACAACGTTGAAATGACTGTAGAATTAATCGCGCCAATCGCGATCGAAGAAGGTACAAAATTCTCGATCCGTGAAGGCGGACGTACAGTAGGCGCTGGTTCTGTATCTGAAATTATTGAATAA
- the rpsJ gene encoding 30S ribosomal protein S10 has translation MAKEKIRIRLKAYDHRILDQSAEKIVETAKRSGAKVSGPIPLPTERTVYTILRAVHKYKDSREQFEMRTHKRLIDIVNPTPQTVDSLMRLDLPSGVDIEIKL, from the coding sequence ATGGCAAAGGAAAAAATTCGTATCCGTTTAAAAGCTTACGATCATCGAATTCTTGATCAATCTGCTGAGAAAATCGTAGAAACAGCGAAACGTTCCGGGGCAAAAGTGTCTGGTCCAATTCCGTTGCCAACGGAAAGAACTGTTTATACGATTTTGCGTGCTGTTCACAAGTATAAAGACTCTCGTGAACAATTCGAAATGCGTACACATAAACGTTTGATCGATATCGTAAATCCTACTCCACAAACGGTAGATTCATTAATGCGTCTTGACTTACCGTCTGGTGTTGATATTGAAATTA